The following coding sequences lie in one Arachis hypogaea cultivar Tifrunner chromosome 4, arahy.Tifrunner.gnm2.J5K5, whole genome shotgun sequence genomic window:
- the LOC112796873 gene encoding uncharacterized protein, whose product MCGRARCTLRGDDVARACHRTLPATRSLHMDRYRPSYNVSPGFNLPVVRREDASNSEGHVLHCMKWGLVPSFTKKTERPDHYKMFNARSESLNEKASFRRLLPKNRCLVALEGFYEWKKDGSRKQPYYIHFKDGRPLVFAALYDSWQDSEGEILYTFTIITTSSSPALQWLHDRMPVIFCDKESTDAWLSGSTSSFKNLLKPYEESDLVWYPVTPAMGKPSFDGPECIKEIQVKAEGNTLISKFFSRKGSENEETKPEQKIVPSQGFIKSEKQPEEAKKTEVGDSDFKSSQDAMKVPTKRDYEAFSGESKPALANKDVVSPNPAKKREKAKTNAADDKQPNLFSYFGKR is encoded by the exons aTGTGTGGAAGAGCACGGTGTACTCTAAGAGGCGATGATGTAGCAAGGGCTTGTCACCGCACCCTTCCCGCTACTCGTTCTCTCCATATGGACCG GTATAGGCCATCCTATAATGTGTCGCCGGGATTCAACCTGCCGGTAGTTCGTAGGGAAGATGCGTCTAACAGTGAAGGCCATGTTCTTCATTGCATGAAATGGGGTTTAGTCCCCAGTTTTACAAAAAAGACAGAGAGGCCTGATCACTACAAGATG TTTAATGCTCGATCTGAGTCCTTAAATGAAAAAGCTTCATTTCGCCGTCTGCTTCCTAAAAACAGATGCCTTGTAGCATTAGAAGG ATTTTACGAGTGGAAAAAGGATGGTTCAAGAAAACAGCCATACTATATTCACTTCAAAGATGGACGACCACTTGTCTTCGCTGCTCTTTATGACTCTTGGCAGGATTCTGAAG GTGAAATACTATACACATTTACTATTATTACAACCTCTTCCTCTCCAGCTCTTCAGTGGCTTCATG ACAGGATGCCTGTTATTTTTTGTGACAAGGAATCAACTGATGCCTGGCTAAGCGGCTCTACTTCCAGTTTTAAGAATTTGCTGAAGCCATATGAGGAATCTGATCTG GTTTGGTACCCAGTGACGCCTGCAATGGGCAAGCCATCATTTGATGGACCTGAGTGCATAAAGGAG ATTCAAGTAAAGGCGGAAGGTAACACTTTGATCTCTAAGTTCTTCTCAAGAAAGGGATCTGAAAATGAAGAGACAAAGCCAGAGCAGAAAATAGTGCCAAGTCAAGGATTTATCAAGAGTGAAAAACAGCCAGAGGAAGCCAAAAAAACTGAGGTAGGAGACAGTGACTTCAAATCTTCTCAAGATGCTATGAAGGTCCCAACCAAGCGCGATTATGAGGCTTTTTCAGGTGAATCAAAGCCAGCTTTGGCTAACAAAGATGTTGTGAGTCCAAACCCTGCAAAGAAAAGGGAAAAGGCAAAGACTAATGCTGCTGATGATAAACAACCGAACTTATTTTCCTACTTCGGAAAAAGATAA